The Micromonospora sp. Llam0 genome includes a window with the following:
- the lepB gene encoding signal peptidase I, translated as MWVSLRVGRGRTMRVIGLPGDELTCRDGLVYRNGAALDEPYLPAGTYTECTPVTVPAGQVFLLGDHRDGAADSRHDGPWRLDDITGRMVARLPG; from the coding sequence GTGTGGGTGTCACTGCGGGTCGGCCGGGGTCGGACGATGCGGGTGATCGGCCTACCCGGCGACGAGCTGACCTGCCGCGACGGCCTGGTGTACCGCAACGGTGCCGCGCTGGACGAGCCGTACCTGCCGGCCGGCACCTACACCGAATGCACGCCGGTGACCGTGCCCGCCGGCCAGGTGTTCCTGCTCGGCGACCACCGAGACGGCGCGGCGGATTCGCGGCACGACGGACCGTGGCGCCTCGACGACATCACCGGCCGGATGGTGGCCCGGCTACCGGGTTGA